One stretch of Bacteroidales bacterium DNA includes these proteins:
- a CDS encoding DUF4199 domain-containing protein: protein MEKSPTLSVSAALAGLYIGIASIVYFMLLYVFGIMPVGILKPIVILMLGFAISILILVITLKNYRTTAGGYITFVNAFLFAAIALILSTIISGFFTYLFLLYFEPDYIRNIMEAQLTWTENFMVKQGLPDDQIDKALSGIIEKMDDPSPVSQAFGSLHISIIVNIVVALIIAAIFKKPKSIFEESQPTVETKY from the coding sequence ATGGAAAAATCACCCACCTTATCAGTTTCTGCAGCTCTAGCTGGTTTGTACATTGGCATAGCTTCTATTGTATATTTTATGTTATTGTATGTTTTCGGGATTATGCCGGTTGGTATCCTGAAACCTATTGTAATACTGATGCTTGGCTTTGCTATAAGCATTTTGATCCTTGTGATCACTTTGAAAAACTACAGGACTACAGCTGGTGGTTATATCACATTTGTAAATGCATTCCTTTTCGCTGCAATTGCATTGATCCTCTCAACCATTATCTCAGGCTTCTTTACCTACTTGTTCCTGCTGTATTTCGAACCGGACTATATCCGCAATATTATGGAAGCACAACTAACATGGACTGAGAATTTTATGGTCAAGCAAGGGCTTCCTGACGACCAGATAGATAAAGCCCTGAGCGGAATCATTGAAAAAATGGATGATCCATCACCCGTTTCGCAGGCATTTGGTTCGCTTCATATCAGCATAATCGTAAATATTGTTGTAGCACTTATCATTGCTGCCATCTTTAAGAAACCCAAAAGTATATTTGAAGAATCTCAGCCAACCGTTGAAACTAAATATTAA